AGGATGTCGGCCAGCAGCGCGTTGCCCGCGCATTCGGCGAGGCAGACGTGGAACTCGCCGAGCAGGTAGCTGCGCTCGCCGGGCTCGCCGGCCCGGATGGCCGCACGCTCCTGCGCCACATGGCGCTTGAGCGTGCGCAGCGCCTCGGCCGACAGCGGCGCGCCGAGCGACTGCACCAGGCCGGTCTCGATGGCGATGCGGGCGTCGAAGGCGTCGCGCGCCTCCTGCAGCGACGGCTGCACCACGAACCAGCCGCGGCGCGCGCTGACCCACACCATGCCGCGCGCCGACAGCCGGGCGAGCGCCTCGCGCACCACGGTGCGGCTGACCCCGAACAGGCCGGCCAGCGCCTGCTCGCCCAGGTGCTGTCCGGCGGCGATGCGGCCGGCCAGGATGGCGTCGACGATGCGGTCGGCGATGGCGTCCGGCGTGCGCACCGTTTCAGGGGCGGCGGCCGGTGCGGCGGTGGGCGGCATGGCAGCGGATCGCCGGTCCAGTCCCCGCGACGGTGCGGGGTGGCGCCAGCTTGGATCACAAGTCTTGTATGCAAGACGTGACCTGCATGATGCGTACCAGCACGGCCGGTGGCCGCGCGCGCGACCCTAGCCCTGGGCGGGCCGCACGTTGACGGCGCAGGGTCCTCGGTTGTTCTCCGACAGCTCGTAGACCACCGGGTCGCCGATGCGCAGATCGGCCGGGCTCACGTCCACCAGCGCGCTGTAGGCGAAGAACACGTTGGGGCCGCCGGCCGCCGGGGTGGCGAAGCCGTAACCGTCCTTCAGGTTCTGCACCACGCCGCGCTGCAGGCCGCCTGCGTCCAGGGGGCGGTGTCCGCCGTCGGCGCCTCCGCCACGGCGGACCGCTCGGGCCGCGGCTCGCCGCGCAGGAACAGCCCGTCGACCAGCGCGTCGCCGCGGCCGGCCTGTTGGTCGATGAGCTGGTGCATCAGCACCGGGTAGGTGGCCTCGTCGACCAGGCTCTGGGCGGTGCGCGTCTCGCGGTCGTCGCGGCCGGGCTCGCTGACGGTGAAGTTCCAGCCCAGCAGCATGGTGCGGGTGCCGAGCGTCGCCAGCTTGCGCAGCAGCGGCACGAAGTCGCCGTCGCAGGCGATCAGCACCAGCACGTCGAAGCGCTTGTGCAGCGCCAGCTCGAACGCCTCCAGCGCCAGCCAGACGTCGATGCCCTTCTCGCCCTGCGGCCCCATCGGCAGGTAGTGGGTGGTGATGCCTTCGCGCATCAGCACGTCCTCGAAGCTGCGCTCGGCCAGCAGCAGGTTGCGCTCGTCGGCCTCCTGCGCGCGCAGCCGGCCGCGGAAGTAGTGGGCGTCGACCACCTGGCACAGCCGCGGGTCCTGGCCTTCTTCCAGCGCCACCCGGTGGCGCACGAAGTGGTGCAGGCCGGCGAGGCTGATGCGCGCCTGGCGCGGGTGCGAATGGAGGTAGTGGTTGCTGACGAGGCGAAAGAAGTTGCCGTCGTAGAACACCCCGATGCGCGTGAGCTTCTGGCCCAGGCCCGACATACCGAACACCCCTTCAGAAAAGCGACAGCGGCCGACGAGCGGCCGCGTCGCATTCTGACCGTCGATCAGTCGGCGTCGGGCGCGCCCAGCGGAAAGAACGCGCGGTAGGGGCGCGCCTCGTCCACCGCGCGGGCGAACGACGGGCGCCGCAACAGCCGCTGGCGGTAGGCCAGCAGCCGCGCATGGCGCGGTGGGATGGCGTGGGTCCAGTGCGCGTAGAAGAGGAACGGACCGGCCGCGCAGTCGGCCAGGCTGAAGTCCTCGCCCGCGGCCCAGGTGCGGCCGGCGATGCGCTCGTCCAGCCAGGCGTAGGCGGTGTCCAGCAAGCGCCGCGCGTCGTCCACGCCGTGGGGGTCGCGCTGCTCGGCCGGCCGCAGCGCGTCGAAGACGACCTTCTGCTGCGGCGTGGAGACGTAGTTGTCGAAGACGCGGTCGAGCAGGCGCACCTCCAGTGCGGCGTCCGCGTCGTCGGGGATGAGGCAGGGCGTCCCCGGCGGCCGGTGCCGGCCGAGGTGCTCGACGATGCAGGTGGCCTCCATCACCGTGCGCTCGCCGTCGACCAGCAGCGGGAAGCGCTTCAGCGGCCAGCGCCGGGTCAGTTCCTGCATGGCGGGGCTGTCCGGCCCCCTGCAGCCGCTGCGGCTCGAAGGGAATGCCGTACTCGTAAAAGGCGACGAGCGCCTTCTGGCAGTAGGACGAGAAGGGATGGAAGTAGAGCTGGAGCATCGCGGGTCCTCGGGCATCGACGGCCGGCCGCCGGCGGCGGCCATCATCGCCCGACGTTCGGCGGGCGTGCCGATCGACAACGCCCTCGCACCGCTTCGGATAATCCGCCGATGACCCTGCCCTGCCGTGCCCTCGCCCTGTCCTGCCTGCTGGCCGCCGGCCTCGTCGCCGGGGCCGCGGCGGCGCCGTCCGCCGAGGTGCCGGCCCGCGCCCGGCCGAAGGCCGCCAAACCCGCCACCAAACCCGCCGCGGTGCGCGCCGACGACGCGCCCGAGGCGGTCACCTACGGCCGCCGCGAGGACGTGATGCGTTTCGCCGCCGAGACCGCCGAGCGCCTGCAGCTCGACCCCGACTGGGTGGCGCAGCAGCTGGCGCAGGCGCGCTTCCAGCCGTCGGTGGTGCGCTTCATCATGCCGCCGCCGGCGGGCACGGCGAAGAACTGGGCGGCCTACCGCGCGCGCTTCGTCGAGCCGAAGCGCGTGCGCGCCGGCGCCGACTTCTGGGCGCTGCACGCCGACACGCTGGCCCGCGCCCAGGCGCAGTACGGCGTGCCGGCGGAGATCGTGGTCGGCGTGATCGGCGTCGAGACCTTCTACGGCCGGATGATGGGCGGCTACCGGGTGCTCGACGCGCTGGCCACCCTGGCCTTCGACTTCCCCAGCGGCCGCAGCGACCGCAGCGCCTTCTTCCGCGACGAGCTGGCCCAGTTCCTCGCCCTGTGCCGGCGCGAGGCGCTGGACTGCCGGCAGCCGCGCGGCTCCTACGCCGGCGCCATGGGCTGGCCGCAGTTCATGCCCAGCAGCTGGAACGCGCAGGCGGTCGATTACGACGGCAACGGCCGGGTGGACCTGATCGGCAGCGCCGTCGACGCCATCGGCAGCGTGGCGCACTACCTGGCGGCCCACGGCTGGCAGCCCGGCCTGCCGACGCACTACGGCGTCGCCCCACCGGTGGACAGCACCGCCCGCGCCACGCTGCTGGCGCCGGACATCGTGCCCAGCTTCTCGCCGGCGCAGTTCACCGAGCTCGGCGCCCGGCTGGCGCCCGAGGCGGACCGCCACGACGGCCCGCTGGCGCTGGTCGAACTGCAGAACGGCGAGGCCGCGCCCAGCTTCGTCGCCGGCACCCGCAACTTCTACGTCGTCACCCGCTACAACTGGTCGAGCTACTACGCGATGGCGGTGATCGAGCTCGGCCGCGCGGTGGCCGAGGTCCGCGGTTTGCCGGTCGCGGCCGGCCGCTGAACGCCGCCGGCCGTCGCCCGAAGGATCCGCATGAACGCCCGCCCGACCCGCCGCACCGTCCTGTCCGCGCTGGGCGCCCTGCCCTTCGTGCCCGGCGTCGCCCAGGCGCAGCCGACCGGCCGCCCGGCGCGCACCGAGGTGCTGGCTCAGGGCCTGAGCCAGCCCTGGGCGCTGGCCTTCCTGCCCGACGGCCGCTGGCTGGTGACCGAGAAGGCCGGACGGCTGCGCATCGTGCGGCCGGACGGTCCGGTCTCGGCGCGGGTCGGCGAGCCGGTGGCCGGCCTGCCGGCCGTCGAGGCGATCGGCCAGGGCGGCCTGCTCGACGTCGTGCCGGCGACGGACTTCGGGCGCAGCCGGCGCGTCTTCTGGGCCTATGCCGAGGCGGGCAGCGGCGACGAACGCGGGCGCAACGGCACCGCGGTGGCCCGCGGCCGGCTGGTCGAGGCCGGTGGCGGCGCGCGGCTGGAGGAGGTGCAGGTCGTCTTCCGCCAGCGGCCGAAGGTGGCCAGCCGCAACCACTTCGGCTGCCGGCTGGTGTTCGACCGCGGCGGCATGCTGTTCGTCACGCTGGGCGACCGCTTCGGCCCGCGCGACCAGGCGCAGGCGCTGGACGGCCACCTGGGCAAGATCGTGCGCATCGCCCCCGACGGCGAGGTGCCGAAGGACAACCCCTTCGTCGGCCGCCCGGGCGCGCTGCCGGACCTTTGGAGCTACGGCCACCGCAACATCCAGGGCGCCGCGCTGCACCCGGCCACCGGCGAGCTGTGGATCACCGAGCACGGCCCGCAGGGCGGCGACGAGCTGAACCGCGTGCAGCGCGGCGGCAACCATGGCTGGCCGGTGATCACCCACGGCCGCGAATACGGCAGCGGCCTGCCCATCGGCGACGGCACCGAACGCGCCGACGTGGTCGCGCCGCTGCGCGTCTGGCGGCCCACCTCCATCGCGCCGAGCGGGCTGGCCTTCGTCACCGGTGACCGCTACCCGGGCTGGAAAGGCAACCTGGTGCTCGGCGCCCTGCGCGACCAGTCGCTGTGGCGCCTGCAGCTCGACGGCGAGCGCATCGCCGCCGAGGAACGCCTGGCCGTCGACGCCCGCGTGCGCGACGTGCGCGAAGGCCCGGACGGTGCGCTCTACCTGCTCACCGACGAGAGCGACGGCAAGGTGCTGCGGCTGCTGGGTTAGCGGTCGTCGACGGATCGGCCGGCGCACCCGACGGCCGAGGGGCCGTCATCAGTCCCGCTGGTGCCGCCGCAGCCGCTCCTCCACCCGTGAGCGCAGCCGCCAGCGGCCGGCGTCGCCCAGCATGCGGCCGGCCCAGCGGTAGACGTTGGACTCGCGCACCGTCTGGCGCAGGCTGGCCATGCGCTCGCGCTGCTCGCCGGGCGACATGGTGGCCGCGCGGTGCAGCGCGTCGGCGGTCTCCTCGACGTGGTACGGGTTGACGATCAGGGCCTCGGACAGCTCGCGCGAGGCGCCGGCGAAGCGGCTCAGCACCAGCACGCCCTGCTCGTCGTCGCGGGCGGCGACGAACTCCTTGCTGACCAGGTTCATGCCGTCGTGCAGGCTGGTCACCACGCAGATGTCAGCCGCGCGGTACAGCTCCATCAGCGCGGCATGGCCGTGGTGCTCGGCCAGCAGGCGCACCGGCTCGAAGCCGTCGCGGCCGAAGCGTTCGTTGATGCGCGCCGCCTGGCGCTGCACCCGCTCCTGGAAGCTGCGGTATTCCTCGAGCACGCTGCGCGTGGGCGCCGCGATCTGCACGAAGACGAAGCGGCCGTGCCACTCGGGCCGCTTCTCCAGCAGCCGCTCCACCGCGTTCAGCCGCTCGACGATGCCCTTGGTGTAGTCGAAGCGGTCGACGCCGACGGCGATCACCGCGTCGGCGGGCAGGCCCAGGCGTTCGACGACGCGCTCGCGGCACTCGGCCGGCGGCGGGCCCAGCGGCCCGGAGGGCCAGGCGATCGAGATGGGGTAGCTCTCGATCAGCGTCTCGTCGTCGCGGAAGGTGATGGTCGAGTGCTCGGGCTCCAGCCGCGCCTCCAGGAAGCGGTCCACCGTCTCCATGAAGTTCTTGCAGTGGTAGCGGGTGTGGAAGCCCAGGATGGTGCTGCCCAGCAGGCCTTCGAGCAGCTCGCGCCGCCGGGGCAGATGCCGAAGCTCTCCGGGTTCGGCCAGGGGATGTGCCAGAAGGCGATGATGGTGGCCTGCGGCAGGCGCTCGCGGATCATCGCCGGCGCCAGCGCGAAGTGGTAGTCCTGCACCAGCACGATGGGGTCCTCGCTGCGCGCCTCGGCCACCACCGCGTCGGCGAAGCGGCGGTTGATGGCCTGGTAGGCCCGCCAGTCCGATT
The sequence above is a segment of the Aquabacterium sp. J223 genome. Coding sequences within it:
- a CDS encoding GntR family transcriptional regulator, with the protein product MPPTAAPAAAPETVRTPDAIADRIVDAILAGRIAAGQHLGEQALAGLFGVSRTVVREALARLSARGMVWVSARRGWFVVQPSLQEARDAFDARIAIETGLVQSLGAPLSAEALRTLKRHVAQERAAIRAGEPGERSYLLGEFHVCLAECAGNALLADILKDLTARTTLIAALYQSNQDASRSCADHAAIVQALQDGDLKQATRLVREHLKAVADNLHQPNEDNPAERLRAALAGIGAAGAAAPTAAPAAAPRLFSRLVDEAATPRRSTRRSPKEK
- a CDS encoding cold-shock protein translates to MVQNLKDGYGFATPAAGGPNVFFAYSALVDVSPADLRIGDPVVYELSENNRGPCAVNVRPAQG
- a CDS encoding NYN domain-containing protein, whose protein sequence is MSGLGQKLTRIGVFYDGNFFRLVSNHYLHSHPRQARISLAGLHHFVRHRVALEEGQDPRLCQVVDAHYFRGRLRAQEADERNLLLAERSFEDVLMREGITTHYLPMGPQGEKGIDVWLALEAFELALHKRFDVLVLIACDGDFVPLLRKLATLGTRTMLLGWNFTVSEPGRDDRETRTAQSLVDEATYPVLMHQLIDQQAGRGDALVDGLFLRGEPRPERSAVAEAPTADTAPWTQAACSAAWCRT
- the mltB gene encoding lytic murein transglycosylase B → MTLPCRALALSCLLAAGLVAGAAAAPSAEVPARARPKAAKPATKPAAVRADDAPEAVTYGRREDVMRFAAETAERLQLDPDWVAQQLAQARFQPSVVRFIMPPPAGTAKNWAAYRARFVEPKRVRAGADFWALHADTLARAQAQYGVPAEIVVGVIGVETFYGRMMGGYRVLDALATLAFDFPSGRSDRSAFFRDELAQFLALCRREALDCRQPRGSYAGAMGWPQFMPSSWNAQAVDYDGNGRVDLIGSAVDAIGSVAHYLAAHGWQPGLPTHYGVAPPVDSTARATLLAPDIVPSFSPAQFTELGARLAPEADRHDGPLALVELQNGEAAPSFVAGTRNFYVVTRYNWSSYYAMAVIELGRAVAEVRGLPVAAGR
- a CDS encoding PQQ-dependent sugar dehydrogenase → MNARPTRRTVLSALGALPFVPGVAQAQPTGRPARTEVLAQGLSQPWALAFLPDGRWLVTEKAGRLRIVRPDGPVSARVGEPVAGLPAVEAIGQGGLLDVVPATDFGRSRRVFWAYAEAGSGDERGRNGTAVARGRLVEAGGGARLEEVQVVFRQRPKVASRNHFGCRLVFDRGGMLFVTLGDRFGPRDQAQALDGHLGKIVRIAPDGEVPKDNPFVGRPGALPDLWSYGHRNIQGAALHPATGELWITEHGPQGGDELNRVQRGGNHGWPVITHGREYGSGLPIGDGTERADVVAPLRVWRPTSIAPSGLAFVTGDRYPGWKGNLVLGALRDQSLWRLQLDGERIAAEERLAVDARVRDVREGPDGALYLLTDESDGKVLRLLG